In one Sebaldella sp. S0638 genomic region, the following are encoded:
- a CDS encoding HU family DNA-binding protein, whose product MSKKEFIEAYAKSTGETKKRSEELVNAFLETVEKSLVKGNPVQFVGWGTFGVQKRAARKGRNPQTGKEIKIAAKKVVKFKVGKKLADKVAK is encoded by the coding sequence ATGTCAAAAAAAGAATTTATTGAAGCTTACGCAAAATCAACAGGTGAAACTAAAAAGAGATCTGAGGAATTAGTAAATGCTTTCTTAGAAACTGTAGAAAAATCATTAGTAAAAGGTAATCCTGTACAATTCGTAGGATGGGGAACTTTTGGAGTTCAAAAAAGAGCTGCTAGAAAAGGAAGAAACCCACAAACAGGAAAAGAAATCAAAATTGCTGCTAAAAAAGTAGTAAAATTCAAAGTTGGAAAAAAATTAGCTGATAAAGTTGCAAAATAG